In Garra rufa chromosome 15, GarRuf1.0, whole genome shotgun sequence, a single genomic region encodes these proteins:
- the kazald3 gene encoding kazal-type serine peptidase inhibitor domain 3 — MLTHIVTFAVLVLSIRAADGFPNYKDDYMDEDLATFDYYKGTEEFDEGNRTQECEECVPELCPLPLGCRAGLVQDSCGCCSQCANLEGQTCDLGQRNVYYGLCGENLECKLDRSDGADGEEPEAQCVCLSQKPLCGSDGQTYMNVCKYKEAAFSNPGLNVSDGPCKTVPIIKVPPHNLVNVTGSSIAFLCEVFAFPMALVEWRKDGKEIILPGDDPHISVQSRGGPQKYELSSWLQIEEASQIDSGTYRCIARNELGHVSSTAILGVLPPDEMSTYLEQNLNEMMSYDQLQDYDRDYY; from the exons ATGTTAACGCACATAGTTACGTTTGCCGTTTTGGTTCTGAGCATCAGAGCTGCAGACGGTTTCCCCAATTACAAAGATGACTACATGGACGAGGACTTGGCCACCTTTGACTATTACAAAGGGACGGAGGAGTTTGATGAGGGGAACAGGACGCAGGAGTGTGAGGAGTGTGTGCCGGAGCTGTGCCCGCTCCCACTGGGCTGTAGAGCGGGGCTGGTACAGGACAGCTGCGGCTGCTGCTCTCAGTGCGCCAACCTGGAGGGGCAGACCTGTGATCTCGGCCAGAGAAACGTCTATTATGGACTGTGCGGAGAGAATCTGGAGTGCAAATTGGACCGGTCGGATGGAGCGGACGGAGAGGAGCCAGAAgctcagtgtgtgtgtttgtcccaGAAACCTCTGTGTGGCTCAGACGGACAGACTTACATGAATGTTTGCAAATATAAAGAAGCAGCTTTTTCAAATCCTGGACTCAATGTGAGCGACGGGCCGTGCAAGACAG TCCCCATCATCAAGGTGCCGCCGCATAATCTGGTAAACGTAACAGGCAGCAGTATAGCATTTCTCTGCGAGGTGTTCGCATTTCCCATGGCGCTAGTGGAATGGAGGAAAGATGGAAAAGAGATCATTTTACCTGGTGATGATCCCCACATATCGGTTCAG TCACGAGGTGGCCCTCAGAAGTATGAACTTTCCAGTTGGCTGCAGATCGAAGAGGCCAGTCAGATAGATTCTGGCACATACAGGTGCATCGCTCGAAATGAGCTTGGCCACGTCTCATCCACAGCAATTTTAGGAGTCCTGCCACCAG atGAGATGTCTACCTATTTGGAACAGAACTTGAATGAAATGATGAGCTATGACCAATTACAAGACTATGACAGGGATTATTACTAA
- the crybb2 gene encoding beta-crystallin B2, with protein MATDHQNPATKQKQPVASNFKLVIYEQENFQGRCHELTGPCNNIQEADVAKVGSVLVLCGPWVGYEKPSCKGEQYVFEKGEYPRWDAWTNSRRSDCIVAFRPIKVDSQEHKIVLYENPSFAGKKIEIIDDDVPSFHAHGYHEKVSSVRVQSGTWVGYQYPGYRGYQYLFEKGEFKECSEFGAVLPQIQSVRRIRDMQYHPRGSFQPST; from the exons ATGGCAACTGATCACCAGAATCCTGCAACCAAGCAAAAACAACCAGTTGCCAGTAACTTCAAG TTGGTCATCTACGAACAGGAAAACTTCCAAGGCCGCTGTCATGAGCTGACTGGGCCCTGTAACAACATCCAGGAGGCGGACGTGGCGAAAGTGGGCTCAGTACTGGTGCTGTGTGGACC GTGGGTGGGATATGAGAAGCCCAGCTGTAAGGGGGAACAGTATGTGTTTGAGAAGGGTGAGTATCCTCGCTGGGACGCCTGGACCAACAGCAGACGCAGTGACTGCATCGTCGCCTTCCGCCCCATCAAAGTG GACAGCCAGGAACACAAGATCGTCCTCTATGAGAACCCAAGCTTTGCTGGGAAGAAGATTGAGATCATAGATGATGATGTTCCCAGCTTCCACGCTCATGGATACCATGAGAAAGTCTCTTCAGTTCGTGTGCAGAGTGGCAC CTGGGTGGGCTATCAGTACCCAGGATACAGAGGATACCAATACTTGTTTGAGAAAGGAGAGTTTAAGGAGTGTTCTGAGTTTGGGGCCGTGCTGCCTCAGATCCAGTCCGTGAGGCGCATCCGTGACATGCAGTATCACCCAAGAGGGTCCTTCCAACCCTCCACCTAA